The following coding sequences lie in one Populus nigra chromosome 15, ddPopNigr1.1, whole genome shotgun sequence genomic window:
- the LOC133674045 gene encoding uncharacterized protein LOC133674045 has product MSYNTSAVGSGSRNTTRTFEFGRTHVVRPKGKHQATIVWLHGLGDKGSSWSQLLETLPLPNIKWICPTAPTRPVAIFGGFPCTAWFDVGDISEDAPDDLEGLEASATHVANLLSTEPADIKLGVGGFSMGAATALYSATCHVLGQYGNGNLYPINLTAVVGLSGWLPCSRTLRSRIERSDEAARRAASLPILLCHGSGDDVVAHKHGEKSAQALSSAGFRNLTFRSYNGLGHYTIPEEMDEVCNWLTTRLGLDGSWS; this is encoded by the exons ATGAGCTACAATACCTCTGCTGTAGGTTCTG GCAGCAGGAATACTACAAGAACATTTGAATTTGGAAGAACCCATGTGGTGAGGCCTAAAGGAAAGCACCAGGCCACTATAGTTTGGCTGCACGGTCTTGGTGATAAGGGCTCAAG CTGGTCCCAGCTCTTGGAAACTCTTCCTCTTCCTAAT ATTAAATGGATATGCCCAACTGCTCCAACCAGGCCAGTAGCAATATTTGGTGGATTTCCATGCACTGCTT GGTTTGATGTGGGGGATATTTCAGAAGACGCCCCTGATGATTTGGAGGGGCTAGAAGCTTCAGCAACACATGTTGCGAATCTTTTATCGACCGAGCCTGCTGATA tcaaACTTGGTGTAGGTGGCTTCAGTATGGGTGCTGCAACTGCCCTCTACTCTGCCACATGCCATGTTTTAGGGCAATATGGGAATGGAAACCTGTACCCCATCAACTTAACTGCAGTTGTTGGTCTAAGTGGCTGGCTTCCTTGTTCAAG GACCTTGAGGAGCCGGATAGAAAGATCAGACGAAGCTGCAAGACGTGCAGCATCTTTGCCTATCCTGCTCTGTCATGGCTCAG GTGATGATGTGGTTGCACATAAACATGGAGAGAAATCAGCGCAGGCATTAAGTTCAGCTGGATTCCGAAATCTTACGTTTAGAAGCTATAATGG GCTTGGTCATTACACAATCCCTGAAGAGATGGATGAAGTATGTAACTGGCTAACCACTAGGTTAGGGCTCGACGGATCATGGTCTTGA
- the LOC133674201 gene encoding peptidyl-prolyl cis-trans isomerase CYP95-like isoform X2 — MEKKTAKKKNPLVFMDICIDGDPKERMVFELFSDIAPKTAENFRALCTGEKGIGPKSDRPLHYKGSFFHRIVKGSMAQGGDILKRDGTFGESIYGDKFPDESPKLKHDGPGLLSMSIADRDTLGSQFIVTFRANHHLDRKYVVFGKLVQGDKVLKKIEDVGDEEGRPTVTVKIVNCGEFIEDKKKVNKLKTEKHQKSSRDRKKRRKRNHLSDSENSSDSDMESSESDSDSDSMSSSSDISSSSEDRRRKRKRTSKRDKHKRGKKRDKRRDKRRKRHDKRSKRRSRRSSDSLTDAESEGETSSDDDAQAKERKCRGPSQKTAEDQSPMVLEEEAASFPRKRRQEPDILEKEDGEFPKENGSRRSDGIEADAKSFGSEDRQPDIRDGHPGKSRSQSMSPKRTTGKGISPRRSLSKSPSVSPKRSSSRSHSASRSHPHVSQRSISRSPVRSGSSRSTARSFSRSPVRAKKARSISTSPVRSRSQRSISRSPVRLPPRRSISRSPVRSRSQSLQKSISGSPVRDSRSISRSPVRSSRRSISRSPVRSSRRSVSRSTVRSSRRSISRSPVRSLRRSISRSPVRSSRRSISRSPVRSSRRSISRSPGRAPSRRSISRSPVRAPSRNNRRSYSRSPSIRKARSPDRRSLSRSVSPNGSPKRIRRGRGFSQRYAYARRYRTPSPERSPVRSYRYSGRDRFTSYRRYSPRRYRSPQRGRTPPRYRGRRSRTRSPSVSRSPRYRNRRYSRSPVRSRSPVDVSKSRVSPRVDRRRSPSRSCSPSKSRSSLDSQSPKRLSKDRSRSSSRSPGGKKGLVSYDDGSPDSSQR; from the exons ATGGAGAAGAAAACAGCGAAGAAGAAGAACCCGTTGGTTTTTATGGACATTTGTATTGATGGCGATCCTAAGGAGAGAATGGTTTTTGAG CTTTTCTCGGATATTGCTCCCAAGACTGCAGAAAATTTCCGTGCTCTTTGTACAG GGGAGAAAGGAATTGGTCCCAAATCTGACAGACCATTGCACTACAAGGGATCCTTTTTCCATCGCATCGTTAAAGGGTCCATGGCTCAG GGTGGTGATATTCTGAAACGAGATG GGACCTTTGGAGAGAGCATATATGGGGACAAGTTTCCTG ATGAGTCTCCAAAGCTAAAACATGATGGGCCCGGTCTTCTATCCATGTCAATTGCTGATCGTGACACTTTAGGTTCTCAATTTATTGTTACCTTTAGGGCTAATCATCATCTGGACAG GAAGTATGTGGTCTTTGGGAAGCTTGTGCAAGGAGATAAAGTACTAAAGAAAATTGAAGATGTGGGTGATGAAGAAGGGAGACCCACTGTAACGGTGAAAATAGTCAATTGTGGTGAATTCATTGAGG acaaaaagaaagtaaataaactGAAAACAGAAAAGCACCAGAAATCTTCTAGAGacagaaagaagaggaggaagagaaaCCATTTGTCTGATTCAGAGAATTCATCTGATTCTGATATGGAATCATCGGAATCTGACAGTGATTCTGACTCTATGTCCTCATCATCTGATATTAGTTCTTCAAGTGAGGACAGACGTAGGAAGAGAAAGAGAACTTCTAAACGAGATAAACATAAACGTGGCAAAAAACGAGATAAGCGACGTGACAAAAGGAGAAAGAGACATGATAAACGATCCAAGCGTAGATCAAGAAG ATCATCAGATAGTCTAACAGATGCTGAAAGTGAGGGTGAAACCAGCTCTGATGATGATGCTCAAGCAAAAGAGAGGAAGTGCAGGGGCCCTTCTCAGAAAACTG CTGAGGATCAATCTCCTATGGTTTTGGAGGAAGAAGCTGCCTCCTTTCCTCGTAAAAGGAGACAGGAACCTGATATACTTGAAAAGGAAGATGGTGAATTCCCCAAGGAAAATGGATCACGACGAAGTGATGGTATTGAGGCAGATGCTAAATCTTTTGGAAGTGAAGATAGGCAACCTGATATCAGAGATGGTCACCCAGGAAAATCTAG GAGCCAAAGTATGAGTCCCAAGAGGACCACAGGTAAGGGTATTAGTCCCAGGAGGAGCCTGAGCAAGAGCCCGAGTGTTAGTCCAAAGAGAAGCAGTAGCAGGAGTCACAGTGCTAGTAGAAGCCATCCTCATGTCTCCCAGAGGAGTATCAGCAGAAGTCCTGTTAGAAGTGGAAGCAGCAGGAGCACAGCTAGAAGTTTCAGCAGAAGTCCTGTGAGGGCAAAGAAGGCTAGAAGCATAAGCACTAGCCCAGTGAGATCTCGGTCTCAAAGAAGCATTAGCAGGAGCCCTGTGAGATTACCACCTCGAAGAAGCATAAGCAGGAGCCCTGTGAGATCTCGGTCTCAATCATTGCAAAAATCTATCAGCGGAAGCCCTGTAAGAGATTCTAGGAGCATAAGCAGAAGCCCTGTTAGATCTTCTCGGAGAAGCATAAGCAGAAGCCCAGTTAGATCTTCTCGGAGAAGTGTAAGCAGAAGCACTGTTCGATCTTCTCGGAGAAGCATTAGCAGAAGTCCAGTTAGATCTTTGAGGAGAAGTATTAGCAGAAGCCCTGTTAGATCTTCCCGGAGAAGCATCAGCAGAAGCCCTGTTAGATCTTCTCGGAGAAGCATCAGTAGAAGCCCTGGTAGGGCTCCTTCAAGGAGAAGCATTAGCAGAAGCCCAGTTAGGGCACCAAGCAGGAATAATCGTCGCAGCTACTCAAGGAGCCCAAGCATACGGAAGGCAAGGTCTCCTGATCGAAGAAGTTTGTCAAGAAGTGTTTCCCCTAATGGGTCTCCCAAGCGTATCAGGAGGGGAAGGGGTTTCAGTCAACGATATGCTTATGCTCGGAGATACAGAACCCCCTCTCCAGAGCGTTCTCCCGTGAGATCCTACCGTTATAGCGGCCGTGATAG ATTTACCAGTTACCGAAGGTATTCTCCTAGGCGTTATAGAAGTCCTCAAAGAGGAAGAACTCCACCAAG ATACAGAGGGAGGAGAAGCAGGACACGTAGCCCATCTGTATCACGCAGCCCCCGCTATCGCAACCGTCGTTATAGCCGCAGCCCTGTTCGCAGTCGTTCCCCAGTTGACGTGTCCAAGTCACGTGTATCTCCACGAGTTGATAGGAGAAGGTCGCCGTCTCGTAGCTGTAGTCCATCAAAATCACGATCCTCTCTGGACTCCCAGTCTCCCAAGCGACTCAGTAAAGACAGATCAAGGTCATCATCTAGAAGCCCTGGTGGGAAGAAGGGCCTGGTGTCGTATGATGATGGTTCTCCCGATTCCAGCCAAAGGTGA
- the LOC133674201 gene encoding peptidyl-prolyl cis-trans isomerase CYP95-like isoform X1 produces the protein MEKKTAKKKNPLVFMDICIDGDPKERMVFELFSDIAPKTAENFRALCTGEKGIGPKSDRPLHYKGSFFHRIVKGSMAQGGDILKRDGTFGESIYGDKFPDESPKLKHDGPGLLSMSIADRDTLGSQFIVTFRANHHLDRKYVVFGKLVQGDKVLKKIEDVGDEEGRPTVTVKIVNCGEFIEDKKKVNKLKTEKHQKSSRDRKKRRKRNHLSDSENSSDSDMESSESDSDSDSMSSSSDISSSSEDRRRKRKRTSKRDKHKRGKKRDKRRDKRRKRHDKRSKRRSRRSSDSLTDAESEGETSSDDDAQAKERKCRGPSQKTAEDQSPMVLEEEAASFPRKRRQEPDILEKEDGEFPKENGSRRSDGIEADAKSFGSEDRQPDIRDGHPGKSRSQSMSPKRTTGKGISPRRSLSKSPSVSPKRSSSRSHSASRSHPHVSQRSISRSPVRSGSSRSTARSFSRSPVRAKKARSISTSPVRSRSQRSISRSPVRLPPRRSISRSPVRSRSQSLQKSISGSPVRDSRSISRSPVRSSRRSISRSPVRSSRRSVSRSTVRSSRRSISRSPVRSLRRSISRSPVRSSRRSISRSPVRSSRRSISRSPGRAPSRRSISRSPVRAPSRNNRRSYSRSPSIRKARSPDRRSLSRSVSPNGSPKRIRRGRGFSQRYAYARRYRTPSPERSPVRSYRYSGRDRFTSYRRYSPRRYRSPQRGRTPPSRYRGRRSRTRSPSVSRSPRYRNRRYSRSPVRSRSPVDVSKSRVSPRVDRRRSPSRSCSPSKSRSSLDSQSPKRLSKDRSRSSSRSPGGKKGLVSYDDGSPDSSQR, from the exons ATGGAGAAGAAAACAGCGAAGAAGAAGAACCCGTTGGTTTTTATGGACATTTGTATTGATGGCGATCCTAAGGAGAGAATGGTTTTTGAG CTTTTCTCGGATATTGCTCCCAAGACTGCAGAAAATTTCCGTGCTCTTTGTACAG GGGAGAAAGGAATTGGTCCCAAATCTGACAGACCATTGCACTACAAGGGATCCTTTTTCCATCGCATCGTTAAAGGGTCCATGGCTCAG GGTGGTGATATTCTGAAACGAGATG GGACCTTTGGAGAGAGCATATATGGGGACAAGTTTCCTG ATGAGTCTCCAAAGCTAAAACATGATGGGCCCGGTCTTCTATCCATGTCAATTGCTGATCGTGACACTTTAGGTTCTCAATTTATTGTTACCTTTAGGGCTAATCATCATCTGGACAG GAAGTATGTGGTCTTTGGGAAGCTTGTGCAAGGAGATAAAGTACTAAAGAAAATTGAAGATGTGGGTGATGAAGAAGGGAGACCCACTGTAACGGTGAAAATAGTCAATTGTGGTGAATTCATTGAGG acaaaaagaaagtaaataaactGAAAACAGAAAAGCACCAGAAATCTTCTAGAGacagaaagaagaggaggaagagaaaCCATTTGTCTGATTCAGAGAATTCATCTGATTCTGATATGGAATCATCGGAATCTGACAGTGATTCTGACTCTATGTCCTCATCATCTGATATTAGTTCTTCAAGTGAGGACAGACGTAGGAAGAGAAAGAGAACTTCTAAACGAGATAAACATAAACGTGGCAAAAAACGAGATAAGCGACGTGACAAAAGGAGAAAGAGACATGATAAACGATCCAAGCGTAGATCAAGAAG ATCATCAGATAGTCTAACAGATGCTGAAAGTGAGGGTGAAACCAGCTCTGATGATGATGCTCAAGCAAAAGAGAGGAAGTGCAGGGGCCCTTCTCAGAAAACTG CTGAGGATCAATCTCCTATGGTTTTGGAGGAAGAAGCTGCCTCCTTTCCTCGTAAAAGGAGACAGGAACCTGATATACTTGAAAAGGAAGATGGTGAATTCCCCAAGGAAAATGGATCACGACGAAGTGATGGTATTGAGGCAGATGCTAAATCTTTTGGAAGTGAAGATAGGCAACCTGATATCAGAGATGGTCACCCAGGAAAATCTAG GAGCCAAAGTATGAGTCCCAAGAGGACCACAGGTAAGGGTATTAGTCCCAGGAGGAGCCTGAGCAAGAGCCCGAGTGTTAGTCCAAAGAGAAGCAGTAGCAGGAGTCACAGTGCTAGTAGAAGCCATCCTCATGTCTCCCAGAGGAGTATCAGCAGAAGTCCTGTTAGAAGTGGAAGCAGCAGGAGCACAGCTAGAAGTTTCAGCAGAAGTCCTGTGAGGGCAAAGAAGGCTAGAAGCATAAGCACTAGCCCAGTGAGATCTCGGTCTCAAAGAAGCATTAGCAGGAGCCCTGTGAGATTACCACCTCGAAGAAGCATAAGCAGGAGCCCTGTGAGATCTCGGTCTCAATCATTGCAAAAATCTATCAGCGGAAGCCCTGTAAGAGATTCTAGGAGCATAAGCAGAAGCCCTGTTAGATCTTCTCGGAGAAGCATAAGCAGAAGCCCAGTTAGATCTTCTCGGAGAAGTGTAAGCAGAAGCACTGTTCGATCTTCTCGGAGAAGCATTAGCAGAAGTCCAGTTAGATCTTTGAGGAGAAGTATTAGCAGAAGCCCTGTTAGATCTTCCCGGAGAAGCATCAGCAGAAGCCCTGTTAGATCTTCTCGGAGAAGCATCAGTAGAAGCCCTGGTAGGGCTCCTTCAAGGAGAAGCATTAGCAGAAGCCCAGTTAGGGCACCAAGCAGGAATAATCGTCGCAGCTACTCAAGGAGCCCAAGCATACGGAAGGCAAGGTCTCCTGATCGAAGAAGTTTGTCAAGAAGTGTTTCCCCTAATGGGTCTCCCAAGCGTATCAGGAGGGGAAGGGGTTTCAGTCAACGATATGCTTATGCTCGGAGATACAGAACCCCCTCTCCAGAGCGTTCTCCCGTGAGATCCTACCGTTATAGCGGCCGTGATAG ATTTACCAGTTACCGAAGGTATTCTCCTAGGCGTTATAGAAGTCCTCAAAGAGGAAGAACTCCACCAAG CAGATACAGAGGGAGGAGAAGCAGGACACGTAGCCCATCTGTATCACGCAGCCCCCGCTATCGCAACCGTCGTTATAGCCGCAGCCCTGTTCGCAGTCGTTCCCCAGTTGACGTGTCCAAGTCACGTGTATCTCCACGAGTTGATAGGAGAAGGTCGCCGTCTCGTAGCTGTAGTCCATCAAAATCACGATCCTCTCTGGACTCCCAGTCTCCCAAGCGACTCAGTAAAGACAGATCAAGGTCATCATCTAGAAGCCCTGGTGGGAAGAAGGGCCTGGTGTCGTATGATGATGGTTCTCCCGATTCCAGCCAAAGGTGA
- the LOC133674201 gene encoding peptidyl-prolyl cis-trans isomerase CYP95-like isoform X3: protein MSIADRDTLGSQFIVTFRANHHLDRKYVVFGKLVQGDKVLKKIEDVGDEEGRPTVTVKIVNCGEFIEDKKKVNKLKTEKHQKSSRDRKKRRKRNHLSDSENSSDSDMESSESDSDSDSMSSSSDISSSSEDRRRKRKRTSKRDKHKRGKKRDKRRDKRRKRHDKRSKRRSRRSSDSLTDAESEGETSSDDDAQAKERKCRGPSQKTAEDQSPMVLEEEAASFPRKRRQEPDILEKEDGEFPKENGSRRSDGIEADAKSFGSEDRQPDIRDGHPGKSRSQSMSPKRTTGKGISPRRSLSKSPSVSPKRSSSRSHSASRSHPHVSQRSISRSPVRSGSSRSTARSFSRSPVRAKKARSISTSPVRSRSQRSISRSPVRLPPRRSISRSPVRSRSQSLQKSISGSPVRDSRSISRSPVRSSRRSISRSPVRSSRRSVSRSTVRSSRRSISRSPVRSLRRSISRSPVRSSRRSISRSPVRSSRRSISRSPGRAPSRRSISRSPVRAPSRNNRRSYSRSPSIRKARSPDRRSLSRSVSPNGSPKRIRRGRGFSQRYAYARRYRTPSPERSPVRSYRYSGRDRFTSYRRYSPRRYRSPQRGRTPPSRYRGRRSRTRSPSVSRSPRYRNRRYSRSPVRSRSPVDVSKSRVSPRVDRRRSPSRSCSPSKSRSSLDSQSPKRLSKDRSRSSSRSPGGKKGLVSYDDGSPDSSQR from the exons ATGTCAATTGCTGATCGTGACACTTTAGGTTCTCAATTTATTGTTACCTTTAGGGCTAATCATCATCTGGACAG GAAGTATGTGGTCTTTGGGAAGCTTGTGCAAGGAGATAAAGTACTAAAGAAAATTGAAGATGTGGGTGATGAAGAAGGGAGACCCACTGTAACGGTGAAAATAGTCAATTGTGGTGAATTCATTGAGG acaaaaagaaagtaaataaactGAAAACAGAAAAGCACCAGAAATCTTCTAGAGacagaaagaagaggaggaagagaaaCCATTTGTCTGATTCAGAGAATTCATCTGATTCTGATATGGAATCATCGGAATCTGACAGTGATTCTGACTCTATGTCCTCATCATCTGATATTAGTTCTTCAAGTGAGGACAGACGTAGGAAGAGAAAGAGAACTTCTAAACGAGATAAACATAAACGTGGCAAAAAACGAGATAAGCGACGTGACAAAAGGAGAAAGAGACATGATAAACGATCCAAGCGTAGATCAAGAAG ATCATCAGATAGTCTAACAGATGCTGAAAGTGAGGGTGAAACCAGCTCTGATGATGATGCTCAAGCAAAAGAGAGGAAGTGCAGGGGCCCTTCTCAGAAAACTG CTGAGGATCAATCTCCTATGGTTTTGGAGGAAGAAGCTGCCTCCTTTCCTCGTAAAAGGAGACAGGAACCTGATATACTTGAAAAGGAAGATGGTGAATTCCCCAAGGAAAATGGATCACGACGAAGTGATGGTATTGAGGCAGATGCTAAATCTTTTGGAAGTGAAGATAGGCAACCTGATATCAGAGATGGTCACCCAGGAAAATCTAG GAGCCAAAGTATGAGTCCCAAGAGGACCACAGGTAAGGGTATTAGTCCCAGGAGGAGCCTGAGCAAGAGCCCGAGTGTTAGTCCAAAGAGAAGCAGTAGCAGGAGTCACAGTGCTAGTAGAAGCCATCCTCATGTCTCCCAGAGGAGTATCAGCAGAAGTCCTGTTAGAAGTGGAAGCAGCAGGAGCACAGCTAGAAGTTTCAGCAGAAGTCCTGTGAGGGCAAAGAAGGCTAGAAGCATAAGCACTAGCCCAGTGAGATCTCGGTCTCAAAGAAGCATTAGCAGGAGCCCTGTGAGATTACCACCTCGAAGAAGCATAAGCAGGAGCCCTGTGAGATCTCGGTCTCAATCATTGCAAAAATCTATCAGCGGAAGCCCTGTAAGAGATTCTAGGAGCATAAGCAGAAGCCCTGTTAGATCTTCTCGGAGAAGCATAAGCAGAAGCCCAGTTAGATCTTCTCGGAGAAGTGTAAGCAGAAGCACTGTTCGATCTTCTCGGAGAAGCATTAGCAGAAGTCCAGTTAGATCTTTGAGGAGAAGTATTAGCAGAAGCCCTGTTAGATCTTCCCGGAGAAGCATCAGCAGAAGCCCTGTTAGATCTTCTCGGAGAAGCATCAGTAGAAGCCCTGGTAGGGCTCCTTCAAGGAGAAGCATTAGCAGAAGCCCAGTTAGGGCACCAAGCAGGAATAATCGTCGCAGCTACTCAAGGAGCCCAAGCATACGGAAGGCAAGGTCTCCTGATCGAAGAAGTTTGTCAAGAAGTGTTTCCCCTAATGGGTCTCCCAAGCGTATCAGGAGGGGAAGGGGTTTCAGTCAACGATATGCTTATGCTCGGAGATACAGAACCCCCTCTCCAGAGCGTTCTCCCGTGAGATCCTACCGTTATAGCGGCCGTGATAG ATTTACCAGTTACCGAAGGTATTCTCCTAGGCGTTATAGAAGTCCTCAAAGAGGAAGAACTCCACCAAG CAGATACAGAGGGAGGAGAAGCAGGACACGTAGCCCATCTGTATCACGCAGCCCCCGCTATCGCAACCGTCGTTATAGCCGCAGCCCTGTTCGCAGTCGTTCCCCAGTTGACGTGTCCAAGTCACGTGTATCTCCACGAGTTGATAGGAGAAGGTCGCCGTCTCGTAGCTGTAGTCCATCAAAATCACGATCCTCTCTGGACTCCCAGTCTCCCAAGCGACTCAGTAAAGACAGATCAAGGTCATCATCTAGAAGCCCTGGTGGGAAGAAGGGCCTGGTGTCGTATGATGATGGTTCTCCCGATTCCAGCCAAAGGTGA